From Vicinamibacterales bacterium, the proteins below share one genomic window:
- the rnr gene encoding ribonuclease R yields the protein MLNAEQLLTAIRDRVEHPATARELVQRLKIPREQRSTLKRLLNGLVDAGHLIQTRGNRFGLPDRMNLVVGRVSTNPRGFGFVVPDRPIEGVAGDIYIAGANLNQAMHGDRVVARIERTREDRAEGRILRILERGSASIVGRFEIDESGMGFLVPFDRKMIMDVMIPGEERSDAQPGDMVVVEITRYPTATRSALGRVLDVLGDIEEPGVDTEIIIRKYGISDAHGEAAIEEARRLGGSVRERDLRDRTDFRPLTTVTIDGEHARDFDDAITIERLPNGHYWLGVHIADVAHYVPEGSALDEEAYERSTSVYFPERAVHMFPAELSTGLCSLNPDVDRLVQSCLMEIDRTGTVVRYEIHDGVIHSDARMTYTDVNAILTDRDPALMKKYGPLVGMFETMQELFRILNGRRRRRGSIDFDLKEPELILDDEGLVEQIIALERNVAHRIIEEFMLVANETVAEHLDENDVPTLYRIHEQPDPLKVQEFEDFVTTMGYSLGAPPNAVRPRHFQKLVERIAGEPEEKPIAFLMLRTMQKARYDPSNMGHFGLAAGSYTHFTSPIRRYPDLIVHRTLRESRQGMSSDRVEELTEDLPEIARHTSERERRANDAERELVQWKKVRFMADKVGDEFDGYVTGVTAFGLFVELVQHFVEGMVHVSTMADDYYRFVERQHILRGENTGRVYRLGDHVTVQVIKVDMERRMIDLGISEILDRVRGAEASRGPRRSKAEPKSERHLKAGKRKQRPGKAERAFKKAGKRRR from the coding sequence ATGTTGAATGCCGAGCAATTGCTGACCGCCATCCGGGATCGCGTGGAGCATCCTGCCACCGCCCGCGAACTGGTGCAGCGCTTGAAGATCCCGCGCGAGCAGCGGTCGACCCTCAAGCGCCTCCTCAACGGCCTCGTCGACGCCGGACACCTGATTCAGACGCGCGGCAACCGTTTCGGGCTGCCCGACCGCATGAACCTGGTGGTCGGGCGCGTCAGCACCAATCCGCGCGGCTTCGGTTTCGTCGTTCCCGACCGCCCGATCGAAGGGGTGGCGGGGGACATCTATATCGCGGGCGCGAACCTGAACCAGGCGATGCACGGCGACCGCGTCGTCGCGCGGATCGAGCGCACCCGCGAGGATCGGGCCGAAGGGCGGATCCTCCGCATCCTCGAGCGCGGCTCGGCCAGCATCGTCGGACGCTTCGAGATCGACGAATCCGGGATGGGGTTCCTGGTGCCGTTCGACCGCAAGATGATCATGGACGTGATGATTCCGGGGGAGGAGCGCTCCGACGCGCAGCCCGGGGACATGGTCGTCGTCGAGATTACACGGTATCCGACCGCGACGCGCAGCGCGCTCGGCCGCGTCCTCGACGTGCTCGGCGACATCGAGGAGCCCGGCGTCGACACCGAGATCATCATCCGCAAGTACGGCATCTCCGACGCGCACGGCGAGGCGGCGATCGAGGAGGCCAGGCGCCTGGGCGGCTCCGTCCGCGAGCGGGACCTCCGCGATCGCACCGATTTCCGGCCGCTCACCACGGTGACGATCGACGGCGAGCACGCCCGCGACTTCGACGATGCGATCACGATCGAGCGGCTGCCGAACGGCCACTACTGGCTCGGCGTCCACATCGCGGACGTCGCGCACTACGTCCCCGAGGGCAGCGCTCTCGACGAGGAGGCGTACGAGCGATCGACCTCGGTGTACTTCCCGGAACGCGCCGTCCACATGTTCCCGGCGGAGCTGTCGACCGGATTGTGCAGCCTGAACCCGGACGTCGACCGTCTCGTGCAGAGCTGCCTGATGGAAATCGATCGCACCGGCACGGTGGTGCGCTACGAGATTCACGACGGCGTGATCCACAGCGATGCGCGGATGACGTACACGGACGTCAACGCGATCCTGACGGATCGCGACCCGGCGCTGATGAAGAAGTACGGGCCGCTCGTCGGCATGTTCGAGACCATGCAGGAGCTGTTCAGGATCCTGAACGGCCGGCGCCGGCGCCGCGGCTCGATCGACTTCGACCTGAAGGAGCCGGAGCTCATTCTCGACGACGAGGGGCTGGTCGAGCAGATCATCGCGCTCGAGCGGAACGTCGCCCACCGCATCATCGAGGAGTTCATGCTCGTCGCCAACGAGACCGTCGCCGAGCATCTCGACGAGAACGACGTCCCGACGCTGTATCGGATCCACGAGCAGCCGGACCCGCTGAAGGTGCAGGAATTCGAGGACTTCGTCACGACGATGGGCTACAGTCTCGGCGCCCCGCCCAACGCGGTGCGGCCGCGGCACTTCCAGAAGCTGGTCGAGCGGATCGCCGGCGAGCCGGAGGAGAAGCCGATCGCGTTTCTGATGCTGCGCACCATGCAGAAGGCGCGCTACGACCCGTCGAACATGGGGCACTTCGGCCTCGCCGCCGGCAGCTACACGCACTTCACCTCGCCGATCCGCCGCTACCCCGATCTGATCGTCCATCGCACGCTCCGCGAGTCGCGCCAGGGGATGTCGAGCGACCGGGTCGAGGAGCTGACGGAGGACCTGCCCGAGATCGCGCGGCACACGTCCGAGCGGGAGCGCCGCGCCAACGACGCCGAGCGCGAGCTGGTGCAGTGGAAGAAGGTCCGCTTCATGGCCGACAAGGTCGGCGACGAGTTCGACGGCTACGTCACCGGCGTGACCGCCTTCGGCCTGTTCGTCGAGCTGGTCCAGCACTTCGTCGAAGGCATGGTGCACGTGTCGACCATGGCCGACGACTACTACCGCTTCGTCGAGCGCCAGCACATCCTCCGCGGCGAGAATACCGGCCGGGTCTACCGCCTTGGCGATCACGTGACGGTGCAGGTGATCAAGGTGGACATGGAGCGCCGCATGATCGATCTCGGGATCAGCGAGATTCTCGATCGCGTGCGCGGGGCGGAAGCCAGCCGCGGTCCGCGCCGCAGCAAAGCCGAGCCCAAGTCCGAGCGCCATCTGAAGGCGGGCAAGCGGAAGCAGCGTCCCGGCAAGGCCGAGCGCGCGTTCAAGAAAGCGGGGAAGCGGCGGCGGTGA
- a CDS encoding RNA polymerase sigma factor, whose translation MTALRPSTGQATELALDPDLELVRRAQAGDVDAFGDLVERNRRAVFRAALAAVGSAVEADDVAQEAFVTAFQKLSGFRGESSFKTWLLSITWRKAIDRRKSVTRWMQRLVAPHASAEGEEWDPMQNLPSGAQSQEDDAMTADLQRRVRPLIASLPRKLRDALLLAGSGDHSYDEIGKMLGIPTGTVKWRVSEARKVLKQKMAAMGYTDV comes from the coding sequence GTGACGGCCCTTCGACCGAGCACAGGGCAGGCCACGGAGCTTGCCCTCGACCCGGATCTGGAACTGGTCCGCCGGGCCCAGGCGGGCGACGTGGACGCGTTCGGCGACCTCGTCGAACGCAACCGCCGCGCCGTGTTCCGGGCCGCGCTGGCCGCGGTCGGGTCGGCGGTCGAGGCGGATGACGTGGCCCAGGAGGCGTTCGTGACCGCCTTCCAGAAGCTGTCGGGGTTCCGCGGCGAGTCGTCGTTCAAGACCTGGCTGCTGTCGATCACCTGGCGGAAGGCGATCGACCGGCGCAAGAGCGTCACCCGCTGGATGCAGCGCCTGGTCGCGCCGCACGCGTCGGCCGAGGGCGAGGAGTGGGATCCGATGCAGAACCTGCCGTCCGGCGCGCAGTCGCAGGAAGACGACGCGATGACGGCGGATTTGCAGCGCCGCGTGCGGCCCTTGATCGCATCGCTGCCCAGGAAGCTGCGCGACGCGCTGCTGCTGGCAGGCTCGGGCGATCACAGCTACGACGAGATCGGGAAGATGCTCGGCATCCCGACCGGGACGGTGAAGTGGCGCGTCTCGGAAGCGCGCAAGGTGCTGAAGCAGAAGATGGCGGCGATGGGGTACACGGATGTCTGA
- a CDS encoding DUF4147 domain-containing protein, whose protein sequence is MREGRRRQGDDHAAAEVRRRHRPLRLVRPEELSLSVRSDLRDILGAALRACHPGDLLVRALDSHPVLDSSSIPLNVVAAGKAAAAMTGAFMSRYRSRVGEVVLSRGGHPLPDAESFRAGAEALRAADANRARGETLVVLLSGGASAMLAAPAPGVTMDEKIATTRELLRSGLPIAEINAVRKRLSAIKGGKLAARAGRSITFALSDVHAPVEDDPSVIGSGPTVADPPLPDAQFVLAGSRRDAMDGARQQAARLGYDVVVIDRPVLGEARDAAAALASRISPLVRERPSRLCVIASGETTVKLEPAASGAGGRNQEFALAFARAFDGGAYAFGSFGTDGVDGPTDAAGAIVDHRTLARASEKGLDAARALQAHDSYRFFEALDDLVRTGPTGTNVGDLQIFLTSGSSLSLRP, encoded by the coding sequence GTGCGCGAAGGAAGACGCCGACAAGGTGATGACCACGCTGCTGCGGAAGTTCGACGTCGTCACCGGCCTCTCCGGTTGGTCCGACCCGAAGAACTATCACTGAGCGTTCGTTCCGACCTCCGCGACATCCTCGGCGCCGCCCTTCGCGCGTGCCACCCTGGTGATCTACTCGTTCGCGCCCTCGACTCGCATCCCGTTCTCGATTCCAGCTCAATCCCGCTGAACGTCGTCGCCGCCGGCAAGGCCGCGGCCGCGATGACCGGCGCGTTCATGTCGCGCTACCGATCGCGCGTCGGTGAGGTCGTGCTGTCGCGCGGCGGCCATCCGCTGCCGGATGCGGAGAGCTTCCGCGCGGGGGCGGAGGCGCTGCGCGCCGCCGACGCCAACCGCGCGCGCGGCGAGACCCTGGTCGTGCTGCTCTCGGGCGGCGCCTCGGCGATGCTCGCCGCACCCGCGCCCGGCGTCACGATGGACGAGAAGATCGCGACGACGCGCGAGCTGCTGCGCAGCGGACTGCCGATCGCCGAGATCAACGCCGTGCGCAAGCGGCTGTCCGCGATCAAGGGAGGGAAGCTGGCGGCGCGCGCCGGACGATCGATCACCTTCGCGCTCTCGGACGTGCACGCCCCGGTCGAGGACGATCCGTCGGTCATCGGGTCCGGCCCGACGGTCGCGGACCCGCCGCTGCCGGACGCGCAGTTCGTCCTTGCCGGATCGCGGCGGGATGCGATGGACGGGGCGCGGCAGCAGGCGGCGCGTCTCGGCTACGACGTGGTGGTGATCGATCGGCCGGTTCTGGGCGAAGCGCGTGATGCTGCCGCCGCACTGGCGTCGCGCATTTCGCCGCTGGTGCGCGAGCGCCCCTCGCGCCTCTGCGTCATCGCCTCGGGTGAAACGACGGTGAAGCTCGAGCCCGCCGCCTCCGGCGCGGGCGGCAGGAATCAGGAGTTCGCGCTGGCGTTCGCGCGGGCATTCGACGGCGGAGCGTACGCCTTCGGCAGTTTCGGGACGGACGGAGTCGACGGTCCGACGGACGCGGCCGGCGCGATCGTCGACCACCGGACGCTGGCCCGCGCCAGCGAGAAGGGCCTGGACGCGGCGCGCGCACTCCAGGCCCACGATTCGTACCGTTTCTTCGAGGCGCTCGACGATCTGGTTCGCACCGGGCCGACCGGCACCAACGTCGGCGACCTGCAGATCTTCCTTACTTCAGGATCGTCGCTTTCGCTTCGACCCTGA
- a CDS encoding ABC transporter permease, with translation MRALQYFFSEAFESLWRSQRAALLSMLTIAAGLFVLGFFLMVNANLQRIIGGWSDAAELSVYLRDDAPPQQIATINELLTKSGLAASVTLVSKEDARKEFARDFPDLASAAAALERNPFPASFAVRLNPAAQSAPGAIENLTTTLTSAGGVADVRYDRTWIARLNSTVRVIRAVGLAIIFLLAIAAALTVANVVRLTAMARRNEIEIMQLVGAPFAYIRGPFIAEGLVQGGLGALAAIVLLLVTFAGIRARFGTMMTEAIGLTGVAFVPTEILLLLVVGGMALGCIGGFVVARSVR, from the coding sequence ATGCGCGCCCTGCAGTACTTCTTCAGCGAGGCGTTCGAGAGCCTGTGGCGCAGCCAGCGCGCGGCGCTGCTCTCGATGCTCACCATCGCCGCCGGCCTGTTCGTGCTCGGCTTCTTCCTGATGGTCAACGCCAACCTGCAGCGGATCATCGGCGGCTGGAGCGATGCCGCGGAGCTGTCGGTCTATCTGCGCGACGACGCGCCGCCGCAGCAGATCGCGACGATCAACGAACTGCTCACGAAGAGCGGCCTGGCCGCCAGCGTCACGCTGGTGTCGAAGGAGGACGCCAGGAAGGAGTTCGCACGCGACTTCCCGGATCTGGCGTCGGCGGCGGCCGCGCTCGAGCGCAATCCGTTTCCGGCGTCGTTCGCGGTGCGGCTGAATCCGGCGGCGCAATCCGCGCCCGGGGCGATCGAGAACCTGACGACGACGCTGACGTCCGCGGGAGGCGTCGCGGACGTGCGATACGACCGCACGTGGATCGCGCGATTGAATTCCACCGTGCGCGTGATCCGCGCCGTCGGCCTCGCGATCATCTTCCTGCTCGCGATCGCGGCCGCGCTAACGGTCGCGAACGTGGTCCGCCTGACGGCGATGGCGCGCCGTAACGAAATTGAGATCATGCAGCTCGTCGGTGCCCCGTTCGCCTACATCCGGGGCCCCTTCATCGCGGAGGGGTTGGTTCAGGGCGGCCTCGGGGCGCTGGCCGCCATAGTCCTGCTGCTCGTGACGTTTGCGGGCATTCGCGCCCGCTTCGGCACCATGATGACCGAGGCGATCGGGCTCACCGGTGTCGCCTTCGTGCCAACCGAGATCCTCCTGCTGCTCGTCGTCGGCGGCATGGCGCTTGGCTGCATCGGCGGGTTCGTGGTGGCGCGCAGCGTCCGCTGA
- the ftsE gene encoding cell division ATP-binding protein FtsE, with protein sequence MIEAQRISKLYSRGVYALRELSLRVDKGEFVFLTGPSGAGKSTLLRLLLRQDVPTEGRLVVGGRDLAQLSPNQVQAYRRSLGFVFQDFKLLPNKTVLDNVAFVPRVLGMPSTQQQRRTFQVLKWVGLQHRMNAFPLELSGGEQQRIAIARALVNDPVIILADEPTGNLDPDLSLEIMNLFREINARGTTVLVATHDRELIRRVGRRTLTLDRGSIVEVT encoded by the coding sequence ATGATCGAGGCGCAGAGGATCTCGAAGCTGTACAGCCGCGGCGTGTATGCGCTTCGCGAGCTGTCGCTCCGCGTCGACAAAGGGGAGTTCGTCTTCCTCACCGGCCCGAGCGGCGCGGGGAAGTCCACGCTGCTGCGGCTGCTGCTGCGGCAGGACGTGCCCACCGAAGGGCGCCTCGTGGTCGGCGGACGCGATCTGGCGCAGCTGTCGCCCAATCAGGTCCAGGCGTACCGCCGATCGCTGGGGTTCGTCTTCCAGGACTTCAAGCTGCTGCCGAACAAGACCGTGCTCGACAACGTCGCCTTCGTGCCGCGCGTGCTCGGGATGCCGTCCACGCAGCAGCAGCGCCGGACGTTCCAGGTGTTGAAGTGGGTCGGCCTGCAGCACCGCATGAACGCCTTTCCGCTCGAGCTGTCGGGCGGCGAGCAGCAGCGCATCGCCATCGCCCGCGCGCTCGTCAACGATCCGGTGATCATTCTCGCCGACGAGCCCACCGGCAATCTCGATCCCGATCTCTCGCTCGAGATCATGAACCTGTTCCGCGAGATCAACGCCCGCGGGACCACCGTGCTGGTCGCGACGCACGACCGCGAGCTGATTCGCCGCGTCGGGCGGCGCACCCTGACGCTGGACCGCGGCAGCATCGTCGAGGTCACCTGA
- the gatB gene encoding Asp-tRNA(Asn)/Glu-tRNA(Gln) amidotransferase subunit GatB — MRDFEPVIGLEIHAQLLTATKIFCGCSTRFGAEPNRALCPVCAGLPGALPVLNRRAVELAARAALALGCRVHTESIFARKNYFYPDLPKGYQISQYDRPLATGGAIAFTSDGREVRVGITRIHMEEDAGKSLHEGLPESSRWTHLDFNRSGVPLIEIVTEPDLRSAADAAEAFSRVREVLVAVGVNDGNMEEGSLRCDANVSVRPAGDTAFGVKTELKNLNSFRHVQRALEYEIERHAAARREGVPLVQETRLWDPGAGRTTVMRTKEEADDYRYFPEPDLPPLVVDVAWIEAIRGTLPELPEARRTRFVTQYQLPEYDAGVLTQSMALADYFERVAAASGNPKAASNWVMGELTRKLNETRDAIEQVGIGPDALGELIALIDGGRITGPVAKEVFEKMYGTGRRAADIVAAEGLGRIDDPAAIDRIVAGVLDGHAATVAEYRAGKTKTFGFLVGQVMKATAGKADPARVNESVRRVLGTSAEKTP; from the coding sequence GTGCGCGACTTCGAACCGGTCATCGGCCTCGAGATCCATGCCCAGCTGCTGACCGCGACCAAGATCTTCTGCGGCTGCTCCACCCGGTTCGGCGCCGAGCCGAACCGCGCGCTCTGCCCGGTGTGTGCGGGGCTGCCGGGCGCGCTGCCGGTGCTCAATCGCCGCGCCGTGGAGCTTGCCGCGCGCGCCGCGCTCGCGCTCGGCTGCCGCGTCCACACCGAGTCGATCTTCGCGCGCAAGAACTACTTCTACCCCGACCTGCCCAAGGGCTATCAGATCTCGCAGTACGATCGGCCGCTCGCGACGGGGGGCGCGATCGCCTTCACCTCGGACGGGCGGGAGGTGCGCGTCGGCATCACCCGCATCCACATGGAAGAGGACGCGGGGAAGTCGCTGCACGAGGGGCTGCCGGAGTCATCGCGCTGGACGCATCTGGATTTCAACCGCAGCGGCGTCCCCTTGATCGAGATCGTCACCGAGCCCGACCTGCGATCGGCGGCGGATGCGGCGGAGGCGTTCAGCCGCGTCCGCGAGGTCCTCGTCGCCGTCGGCGTCAACGACGGCAACATGGAAGAGGGCAGTCTCCGCTGCGACGCGAATGTCTCGGTCCGCCCCGCCGGCGACACCGCCTTCGGCGTGAAGACCGAGCTGAAGAACCTCAATTCGTTCCGCCACGTCCAGCGCGCGCTCGAGTACGAGATCGAGCGGCATGCCGCCGCGCGCCGCGAAGGGGTGCCGCTCGTCCAGGAAACGCGGCTGTGGGATCCGGGCGCCGGGCGCACGACCGTCATGCGCACCAAGGAAGAAGCGGACGACTACCGCTACTTCCCCGAGCCGGATCTGCCGCCGCTGGTCGTCGACGTCGCCTGGATCGAGGCCATCCGCGGCACGCTGCCGGAGCTGCCCGAAGCGCGCCGCACGCGGTTCGTCACCCAGTATCAGCTGCCCGAGTACGATGCCGGCGTGCTCACCCAGTCGATGGCGCTCGCCGATTACTTCGAGCGCGTCGCCGCCGCCAGCGGCAACCCCAAGGCGGCCAGCAACTGGGTCATGGGGGAGCTCACGCGCAAGCTGAACGAGACCAGGGACGCGATCGAACAGGTCGGAATCGGGCCGGATGCGCTCGGCGAGCTGATCGCGCTGATTGACGGCGGCCGGATCACCGGGCCGGTCGCCAAGGAGGTCTTCGAGAAGATGTACGGCACCGGCCGGCGCGCCGCGGACATCGTCGCCGCCGAAGGCCTGGGACGGATCGACGATCCTGCCGCGATCGACCGCATCGTCGCCGGCGTGCTCGACGGACACGCCGCGACCGTCGCGGAGTACCGCGCCGGCAAGACGAAGACGTTCGGGTTCCTCGTCGGTCAGGTGATGAAGGCGACCGCCGGAAAGGCGGACCCGGCGCGCGTCAACGAAAGCGTGCGCCGCGTGCTCGGCACCTCGGCGGAGAAGACGCCATGA
- a CDS encoding HD domain-containing phosphohydrolase, translating to MEHATAPPPPALPPSVLVVDDEAGIRELIARWLASGGYVVRTAASASEALERVHDSAPAVALCDIRMPGRDGLWLAQQIRHDAPDTAVIMATGVQDVGSAVSSLRQGVVDYLTKPFGRDRLRESVLRGLDWHRAACESRRWRASLDGEVETRRQRLSAALASLTVDSDASLDALLSALTLADPDAYAHAYRVAALAASVGCAMHLPPEDLAALERAALLHDVGKLAMPEAVLRKPAPLSVEEQDVIRQHPQIAADLIAPVPYLAAASELVRDAHERVDGLGYPNGSPASDVALGARIIAVADAFDTMTRPRVFRDAVTEHEALAELERCAGTQFDAAVVQAFKRIVPQ from the coding sequence ATGGAACACGCCACCGCGCCACCGCCGCCGGCGCTGCCGCCGTCGGTTCTCGTCGTGGACGACGAGGCCGGCATCCGCGAGTTGATCGCGCGCTGGCTCGCCAGCGGCGGCTACGTCGTGCGCACCGCGGCATCGGCCAGCGAAGCGCTCGAACGCGTGCACGACAGTGCGCCCGCGGTCGCGCTCTGCGACATCCGCATGCCGGGACGCGACGGCCTCTGGCTGGCGCAGCAGATCCGCCACGACGCGCCCGACACGGCCGTGATCATGGCGACCGGCGTGCAGGACGTCGGCTCCGCGGTCAGCAGTCTGCGCCAGGGGGTCGTCGATTACCTGACCAAGCCGTTCGGCCGCGACCGGCTGCGCGAGTCGGTGCTGCGCGGTCTCGACTGGCACCGGGCGGCATGCGAATCGCGGCGCTGGCGCGCGTCGCTCGACGGCGAGGTGGAGACCAGGCGCCAGCGCCTGTCGGCGGCGCTCGCGTCGCTGACCGTCGATTCCGACGCATCGCTCGACGCGCTGCTGTCTGCCTTGACGCTGGCCGATCCCGACGCCTACGCGCACGCCTATCGGGTGGCGGCGCTCGCCGCGAGCGTCGGCTGCGCGATGCACCTGCCGCCGGAAGACCTGGCGGCGCTCGAGCGGGCGGCGCTGCTGCACGACGTCGGCAAGCTGGCGATGCCCGAAGCGGTGCTGCGGAAGCCGGCGCCGCTCAGCGTCGAGGAGCAGGACGTCATCCGGCAGCATCCGCAGATCGCCGCCGATCTGATCGCGCCGGTGCCGTATCTTGCCGCCGCCTCGGAGCTCGTCCGCGACGCGCACGAGCGCGTCGACGGCCTGGGGTATCCCAACGGCAGCCCGGCCTCGGACGTCGCGCTGGGGGCGCGCATCATCGCCGTGGCCGATGCGTTCGACACCATGACGCGCCCGCGGGTGTTCCGCGACGCCGTCACCGAGCATGAAGCGCTGGCCGAGCTCGAGCGCTGCGCCGGCACGCAGTTCGACGCCGCGGTGGTGCAGGCGTTCAAGCGAATCGTGCCGCAATGA
- a CDS encoding sigma-54 dependent transcriptional regulator, with protein MNGQKPLVMVIDDEQGILDVVGRFAQRAGFEAITSASGRDAIAQLQLRRADLVMVDLRMPDVGGLDVLRAIREIDPRCQAVLMTGFASVDTAVEAIKLGAMDYLSKPLDFARLEQLLAHVRDDIERRRSLLAAESDMARRLEFAGMIGRGPVMQELFGMIRRLAPHVRTALITGETGTGKELVARALHRTGPRRERRFVTVNCSAVVETLFESELFGHMRGAFTGATEHKPGLFELADNGTLFLDEIGELPLTVQAKLLRVLELGEVHRVGSLEPRKVNVHVIAATNRDLRAEVEAGRFRSDLFYRLNIVEVKLPPLRDRREDIPYLTAAFVRETAERLQKPLAGLTPGAERMLGAARWDGNVRELRNVLERACILADGDFVTEKELAMSMPPVAYTGVRVLSHTAVNDGANEQDLLVNVEREHIQRALLRARGNKKAAARMLGLSRRALYRRLERLDLGDTISRRRDPVLEAVSA; from the coding sequence ATGAACGGGCAGAAGCCCCTGGTCATGGTCATCGACGACGAGCAGGGCATCCTCGACGTCGTCGGACGCTTCGCGCAGCGGGCGGGGTTCGAGGCGATCACCAGCGCCAGCGGCCGCGACGCGATCGCGCAGCTGCAGCTGCGGCGCGCCGACCTCGTGATGGTCGACCTGCGGATGCCGGACGTCGGCGGGCTCGACGTGCTGCGGGCGATCCGTGAGATCGATCCGCGCTGCCAGGCGGTGCTGATGACGGGATTCGCCTCGGTCGATACCGCGGTCGAAGCGATCAAGCTGGGGGCGATGGATTACCTGAGCAAGCCGCTCGACTTCGCCCGCCTGGAGCAGCTGCTGGCGCACGTGCGGGACGACATCGAGCGCCGCCGCAGCCTGCTGGCGGCCGAGTCCGACATGGCGCGGCGGCTCGAGTTCGCCGGCATGATCGGGCGCGGCCCGGTGATGCAGGAGCTGTTCGGCATGATCCGGCGGCTGGCGCCGCACGTGCGGACGGCGCTGATCACCGGCGAGACCGGCACCGGCAAGGAGCTGGTCGCGCGGGCGCTGCACCGCACCGGCCCGCGGCGGGAGCGGCGCTTCGTGACGGTCAACTGTTCGGCGGTGGTGGAGACGCTGTTCGAGAGCGAGCTGTTCGGCCACATGCGCGGCGCGTTCACCGGCGCGACGGAGCACAAGCCGGGGCTGTTCGAGCTGGCGGACAACGGCACGCTGTTCCTCGACGAGATCGGCGAGCTGCCGCTGACGGTGCAGGCGAAGCTGCTGCGCGTGCTGGAGCTCGGCGAGGTGCATCGCGTCGGGTCGCTCGAGCCGCGCAAGGTGAACGTGCACGTCATCGCCGCCACCAACCGCGACCTGCGGGCGGAGGTCGAGGCCGGACGGTTCCGCAGCGACCTGTTCTATCGCCTCAACATCGTCGAGGTGAAGCTGCCGCCGCTGCGCGATCGCCGGGAAGACATCCCGTATCTCACCGCCGCGTTCGTGCGCGAGACGGCGGAGCGGCTGCAGAAACCGCTGGCCGGCCTCACGCCGGGGGCCGAACGGATGCTCGGCGCGGCGCGCTGGGACGGCAACGTGCGAGAGCTGCGCAACGTCCTCGAGCGCGCCTGCATTCTCGCCGACGGCGACTTCGTGACCGAGAAGGAGCTGGCGATGAGCATGCCGCCGGTGGCCTATACGGGCGTCCGCGTGCTCAGTCACACGGCGGTCAACGACGGCGCGAACGAGCAGGACCTGCTGGTGAACGTCGAGCGCGAACACATCCAGCGCGCGCTGCTGCGCGCGCGCGGCAACAAGAAGGCGGCCGCGCGCATGCTCGGGCTCAGCCGCCGCGCCTTGTACCGCCGCCTGGAGCGGCTCGATCTCGGCGACACCATCAGCCGGCGGCGCGACCCGGTGCTCGAGGCCGTGAGCGCCTGA